One Streptomyces sp. NBC_00223 genomic window carries:
- a CDS encoding class I SAM-dependent methyltransferase, giving the protein MVGTARLNSGAAGGDDAGGTVADPEPGGRAVGVDAGAVGVDSGVAAGVGRTALMVAAARAIEAHRPDALARDVYAEHFVRAARASADWPVRPEDVPDGDGNPLWGRLGRYFGLRTRVLDDFLLRSVGEGIRQVVLLGAGLDTRAFRLDWPRDCAVFEVDTPDVMAFKRDVLGGLGAVPKALRVPIAADLRDDWVGALTDAGFDPAVPTAWLAEGLLLYLPHVAERQLIATVDRLSGGGTAMAFEIKLGWNTPGAHTNPVYAAAREQIGVDLLALFDGEPRPDSAGELRDRGWTASVHSPFDFSRRHGRGPLPEPNDALAGNRWVFAHKPPE; this is encoded by the coding sequence ATGGTCGGCACAGCGCGTCTGAACTCCGGTGCGGCGGGCGGCGACGACGCGGGCGGCACAGTCGCGGACCCGGAGCCCGGCGGGCGCGCGGTGGGCGTCGACGCCGGCGCCGTGGGCGTCGACTCGGGTGTGGCGGCCGGTGTCGGCAGGACCGCGCTCATGGTCGCCGCGGCGCGGGCCATCGAGGCCCACCGCCCCGACGCCCTGGCACGGGACGTCTACGCGGAGCACTTCGTACGCGCCGCGCGGGCGTCCGCCGACTGGCCGGTCCGTCCCGAGGACGTGCCGGACGGGGACGGGAATCCGCTGTGGGGACGGCTGGGCCGTTACTTCGGTCTGCGGACCAGGGTCCTGGACGACTTCCTCCTCCGGTCGGTCGGCGAGGGCATCCGCCAAGTGGTGCTGCTCGGGGCGGGGTTGGACACGAGGGCGTTCCGGCTCGACTGGCCGCGGGACTGCGCGGTCTTCGAGGTCGACACGCCGGACGTCATGGCGTTCAAGCGCGATGTGCTGGGCGGGTTGGGCGCCGTCCCGAAGGCGTTACGCGTACCGATCGCGGCCGATCTGCGCGACGACTGGGTCGGGGCGCTCACCGACGCCGGCTTCGACCCGGCCGTTCCGACCGCCTGGCTGGCCGAGGGGCTGCTGCTCTACCTTCCGCATGTCGCCGAGCGGCAACTCATCGCCACGGTCGACCGGTTGAGCGGTGGCGGCACCGCCATGGCGTTCGAGATCAAGCTCGGCTGGAACACACCGGGGGCCCACACCAATCCGGTCTACGCCGCCGCGAGGGAGCAGATCGGCGTCGATCTGCTCGCGCTGTTCGACGGGGAACCGCGGCCCGACTCGGCCGGTGAACTGAGGGACAGGGGCTGGACCGCGTCGGTCCACTCGCCCTTCGACTTCAGCCGCCGGCACGGCCGGGGCCCGCTGCCGGAGCCGAACGACGCGCTGGCGGGCAACCGTTGGGTGTTCGCGCACAAACCCCCTGAGTAG
- a CDS encoding COG4315 family predicted lipoprotein, with product MRHVRTFAAVAGSVLVAVAATACSTGTTNSSSSTGAAAAPKSSSDAYAPEAVASSTTATVSTKSESLGKILVNAKGLTLYLFEADKTSKSTCTGACAQAWPPLTVKGKPTAGSGVQSKLLSTTNRSGGTKQVTYKGHPLYRFAGDKKAGDTNGQGLNNFGAKWYVLGGNGKAITSKSSQKPSSGGGGY from the coding sequence GTGAGGCACGTCAGAACTTTCGCCGCCGTCGCCGGAAGCGTACTCGTCGCGGTCGCGGCGACCGCCTGTTCCACCGGCACCACCAACAGCTCGTCCAGCACCGGGGCCGCCGCCGCCCCGAAGTCCTCCAGCGACGCGTACGCGCCCGAAGCCGTGGCGAGCTCCACCACGGCGACGGTCTCCACGAAGTCGGAGTCGCTGGGCAAGATCCTCGTCAACGCCAAGGGCCTGACCCTCTATCTCTTCGAGGCCGACAAGACCAGCAAGTCGACCTGCACGGGTGCCTGCGCCCAGGCGTGGCCGCCGCTGACCGTCAAGGGGAAGCCGACCGCGGGCTCCGGGGTCCAGAGCAAGCTGCTCTCGACCACCAACCGCTCGGGCGGCACCAAGCAGGTGACGTACAAGGGCCACCCGCTCTACCGCTTCGCCGGCGACAAGAAGGCCGGTGACACCAACGGCCAGGGGCTCAACAACTTCGGCGCCAAGTGGTACGTCCTGGGCGGCAACGGCAAGGCGATCACCTCGAAGTCGTCGCAGAAGCCGTCGTCCGGCGGCGGGGGCTACTGA
- a CDS encoding helix-turn-helix domain-containing protein, with protein MTERPAAPPEGELIKTALVASRISQREAARRANISDTRWRQIVSGYQSIGGSKVSFRSPADTVARMARVVDLQPEQLEAVGRDDVATALRAIVAKEREEESAPFVDGSVSRVDERWHMLEALLRQARVGLNPSEYSTLVGRINVFFAQAPEWQPPDGPAPAEGGRRSKKTDA; from the coding sequence ATGACTGAGCGCCCGGCCGCACCGCCCGAGGGTGAGTTGATCAAGACCGCCCTGGTGGCATCACGAATCTCGCAGCGAGAAGCAGCGCGGCGAGCAAACATCAGCGACACCCGGTGGCGGCAGATCGTCTCCGGCTACCAGTCCATCGGCGGCTCGAAGGTCAGCTTTCGCAGCCCGGCGGACACGGTGGCCCGGATGGCACGCGTCGTCGATCTGCAACCGGAGCAGTTGGAGGCAGTCGGCCGCGATGATGTCGCGACCGCGCTGCGCGCCATCGTGGCCAAGGAGCGGGAGGAGGAGTCCGCACCGTTCGTGGACGGCTCGGTGAGCCGTGTGGACGAGCGCTGGCACATGCTGGAGGCGCTGCTGCGCCAGGCCCGGGTGGGGCTCAACCCGTCCGAGTACAGCACGCTCGTCGGCCGGATCAATGTCTTCTTCGCCCAGGCCCCCGAGTGGCAGCCGCCGGACGGTCCGGCGCCCGCCGAGGGTGGCCGCCGATCGAAGAAGACGGACGCGTAG
- a CDS encoding AAA family ATPase: MLKPAEMFDRDYEWSALTRFISDPQPGATLGVVSGRRRQGKTFLLDAACRAAGGFYFGATEAADTESLRRLSTMLTAHVRPPSPFHFADWAEAIDALLALGAERPVPVVIDEFPYLAKANPELPSIIQEAFRPLREERTASRARLLLCGSALSFMGKLLSGNAPLRGRAGLELLVRPLDYRLAARFWDITDPQLAMRVNAIVGGTPAYRREFARGDSPSGPEDFDDWVVRTVLNPETPLFREARYLLAEEPDLRDTALYLSVLAAVADGNRTRGGMAGYLERKATDVAHPINVLEDAGLLHRDADVFRENRPTYRIAEPLIGFYHAVMRPVWDQLERPGSAARVWQASRRRYVSNVLGPHFEQVCRDWALHHADPDLFGGLPARVGHGAVHDSGTHVGHEIDVAVVGIADGGKPPLLAIGEAKWNDTMGIAHIERLQHIRTLIARTGRYDTTRTQLLCFSGAGFNGKARTAAETAPDLHLIDLTTLYGQM, encoded by the coding sequence GTGCTCAAACCCGCCGAGATGTTCGACCGTGACTACGAGTGGTCCGCTCTGACCCGATTCATCAGCGACCCCCAGCCCGGGGCCACCCTCGGTGTGGTCTCCGGGCGGCGACGCCAGGGCAAGACCTTCCTGCTCGACGCCGCATGCCGCGCGGCCGGAGGTTTCTACTTCGGGGCCACCGAGGCAGCCGACACCGAGTCGCTCCGACGTCTGAGCACGATGCTCACCGCACACGTCCGGCCGCCCAGCCCCTTCCACTTCGCCGACTGGGCGGAAGCGATCGACGCCCTACTGGCGCTCGGCGCCGAACGGCCGGTGCCGGTGGTGATCGACGAGTTCCCGTACCTCGCCAAGGCCAACCCGGAACTCCCCTCGATCATCCAGGAGGCATTCCGGCCGCTGCGCGAAGAGCGCACCGCGTCCCGTGCCCGGCTGCTGCTGTGCGGTTCGGCTCTCTCCTTCATGGGCAAGCTGCTGTCGGGCAACGCGCCTCTGCGGGGACGGGCGGGGCTCGAACTGCTCGTACGGCCCCTGGACTACCGCCTCGCCGCGCGGTTCTGGGACATCACCGATCCGCAGCTGGCCATGCGGGTCAACGCGATCGTCGGCGGCACCCCCGCCTACCGCCGTGAATTCGCCCGCGGGGACTCCCCCAGCGGCCCGGAGGACTTCGACGACTGGGTCGTGCGCACGGTTCTCAACCCCGAGACGCCGCTCTTCCGCGAGGCCCGCTATCTGCTCGCCGAAGAGCCGGATCTACGGGACACGGCGCTGTACCTGAGCGTCCTGGCCGCTGTCGCGGATGGCAACAGGACCCGGGGCGGTATGGCCGGCTATCTGGAGCGCAAGGCAACGGATGTCGCCCACCCCATCAACGTCCTTGAAGACGCCGGGCTGTTGCACCGGGATGCCGACGTCTTCCGCGAGAACCGGCCCACGTACCGCATCGCCGAACCGCTGATCGGTTTTTACCACGCCGTCATGCGGCCGGTGTGGGACCAGTTGGAGCGGCCGGGAAGCGCGGCGCGGGTGTGGCAGGCCAGCCGACGCCGCTACGTCAGCAATGTCCTCGGTCCGCACTTCGAACAGGTCTGCCGCGACTGGGCCCTGCATCACGCCGACCCCGACCTCTTCGGCGGGCTGCCCGCCCGTGTCGGGCACGGCGCGGTCCACGACTCCGGCACCCATGTCGGACACGAGATCGACGTGGCCGTCGTCGGCATCGCCGACGGTGGAAAGCCGCCCCTGCTGGCCATCGGCGAGGCCAAGTGGAACGACACGATGGGAATCGCCCATATCGAGCGGCTCCAGCACATCCGTACGCTCATCGCCCGGACCGGGCGCTACGACACCACGCGCACGCAACTCCTCTGCTTCAGCGGGGCCGGTTTCAACGGCAAGGCGCGGACGGCCGCAGAAACCGCCCCTGACCTTCACCTCATCGATCTCACGACGCTCTACGGGCAGATGTGA
- a CDS encoding fumarylacetoacetate hydrolase family protein, translating to MRLALFDDNRLGVVIGDAVVDVTHALPWPHDPDPLLAGWWRRLCRDFAEVAPALGAAADAGPRLPLDSVRLAAPVLGPTKIIASASNYQAHVDEMHSVQERTLGQVESWMMNFDVFLKAPSSITGPRGPIVLPRAVLDEGSEIHHESELVVVIGTGGKDIAVEDALDHVLGYTIGLDITVRSPADRSRRKSYDTFSPLGPWLTTSDEAGDPADFDIRLTCDGEPRQEVNTSDLITPVPRIISYASRMMTLNPGDVIFTGAPPGVGPIVPGDVLDASISRLGGMRMAVEAEGIAGAAG from the coding sequence ATGAGACTCGCCCTCTTCGACGACAACCGGCTCGGCGTCGTCATCGGCGACGCCGTGGTGGACGTGACCCACGCGCTGCCCTGGCCGCACGACCCCGACCCGCTGCTGGCCGGCTGGTGGCGCCGGCTCTGCCGGGACTTCGCCGAGGTCGCCCCCGCCCTGGGTGCGGCGGCCGACGCGGGCCCGCGGCTGCCGCTGGACTCCGTACGGCTGGCGGCGCCGGTGCTCGGCCCGACGAAGATCATCGCCTCGGCCAGCAACTACCAGGCCCACGTGGACGAGATGCACTCGGTGCAGGAGCGCACGCTGGGGCAGGTCGAGTCGTGGATGATGAACTTCGACGTCTTCCTCAAGGCGCCGTCGTCCATCACCGGACCGCGCGGGCCCATCGTGCTTCCGCGCGCGGTGCTGGACGAGGGCAGCGAGATCCACCACGAGTCCGAACTGGTCGTGGTGATCGGCACCGGCGGCAAGGACATCGCGGTCGAGGACGCCCTCGACCATGTGCTCGGCTACACGATCGGCCTGGACATCACCGTACGCAGCCCGGCGGACCGTTCCCGCCGCAAGAGCTACGACACGTTCAGCCCGTTGGGACCCTGGCTCACCACCAGCGACGAGGCGGGCGACCCGGCCGACTTCGACATCCGGCTGACCTGCGACGGCGAACCGCGTCAGGAGGTCAACACCTCGGATCTGATCACTCCGGTGCCGCGGATCATCTCCTACGCCTCGCGCATGATGACCCTCAACCCCGGTGATGTGATCTTCACGGGGGCGCCTCCCGGTGTCGGGCCGATCGTGCCCGGTGATGTGCTGGACGCGTCGATCAGCCGCTTGGGCGGGATGCGGATGGCGGTCGAGGCGGAGGGGATCGCGGGGGCCGCGGGCTGA
- a CDS encoding helix-turn-helix domain-containing protein, with protein sequence MTPRPRTRPSRLHQEPEAVTWAREKAGLTKRALADLVGISEQLMGEIESGWRSATPANLTKIAEALNCPLVALERKRHTGGTAKSPEDTG encoded by the coding sequence ATGACACCCCGCCCCCGCACCCGTCCGAGCAGGCTCCACCAGGAGCCCGAGGCGGTCACATGGGCACGCGAGAAGGCCGGGCTGACCAAGCGCGCCCTCGCCGATCTGGTCGGCATCTCCGAACAGCTCATGGGGGAGATCGAGTCCGGCTGGCGCAGTGCCACGCCGGCCAATCTCACGAAGATCGCCGAAGCGCTGAACTGTCCCCTGGTCGCCCTGGAACGCAAACGCCACACCGGCGGCACGGCCAAGTCCCCCGAGGACACCGGTTGA
- a CDS encoding signal peptidase II produces the protein MRRTYLLWVTAAIGLAVDQSTKAIAAVVVEGREPTHAFGGAVTFAAFRNSGAAGSFAPRATLVFTLLACAVLVFIARVAPAVRSPGWAVGLGLLFAGAGGNLADRIFRTPGFGRGAVLDFIRIGDSGTFNLADQCVTLGALLIIVQTFRGIPMRAGAPLPSHS, from the coding sequence GTGCGGCGGACGTATCTGCTGTGGGTGACGGCGGCCATCGGGCTCGCGGTGGACCAGAGCACGAAGGCGATCGCCGCGGTCGTCGTCGAGGGCCGGGAACCCACGCACGCGTTCGGCGGCGCGGTGACCTTCGCGGCCTTCCGCAACTCGGGCGCGGCCGGCTCGTTCGCGCCCCGCGCCACCCTGGTCTTCACACTCCTGGCGTGCGCGGTGCTCGTCTTCATCGCCCGCGTGGCGCCCGCCGTACGTTCCCCCGGCTGGGCCGTCGGGCTCGGCCTGCTCTTCGCGGGCGCGGGCGGCAACCTCGCCGACCGCATCTTCCGTACCCCCGGCTTCGGCCGCGGTGCCGTCCTGGACTTCATCCGGATCGGCGACTCCGGGACCTTCAATCTGGCCGATCAGTGCGTGACGCTCGGCGCCCTGCTGATCATCGTCCAGACCTTCCGCGGCATTCCCATGCGCGCCGGAGCCCCGTTGCCCAGCCACTCGTAG
- a CDS encoding cysteine hydrolase family protein has product MTAREGTALVVVDVQNDFCASPVALARYRGDPARLDAVTTNAARAVEAARDLGTEVVFVRFTGDTEHQGPSWRRRDLVLGKEPKCREGTWGAEFHKVAPAPDEAVFTKRACFDAFLSDGFEEHLVRRGIGHLVFVGLFTDVCVDSTARTAFQKGFHVTVLTDCTTSLHLPDAEILGYMTRVYGARTTTHDRSALWSRLTEEEATWSAQRV; this is encoded by the coding sequence ATGACCGCCCGGGAGGGGACGGCGCTGGTCGTCGTCGACGTGCAGAACGACTTCTGCGCGAGCCCGGTGGCCCTCGCCCGGTACCGCGGCGACCCCGCGCGGCTGGACGCGGTGACGACGAACGCCGCGCGGGCCGTCGAGGCGGCGCGGGACCTCGGTACGGAGGTCGTCTTCGTCCGGTTCACCGGGGACACCGAGCACCAGGGGCCGAGCTGGCGGCGCCGGGACCTCGTCCTGGGCAAGGAGCCGAAGTGCCGCGAGGGGACGTGGGGCGCCGAGTTCCACAAGGTGGCGCCCGCGCCGGACGAGGCGGTCTTCACCAAACGGGCCTGCTTCGACGCCTTCCTCAGCGACGGGTTCGAGGAGCATCTCGTCCGGCGCGGCATCGGGCATCTGGTGTTCGTCGGCCTGTTCACCGACGTCTGTGTGGACTCGACCGCGCGCACCGCGTTCCAGAAGGGCTTCCATGTGACGGTGCTGACGGACTGCACGACGAGTTTGCACCTGCCGGACGCGGAGATTCTTGGATACATGACCCGTGTGTACGGCGCCCGTACGACGACCCACGACCGGTCGGCCTTGTGGTCGCGGCTCACCGAGGAGGAGGCGACATGGTCGGCACAGCGCGTCTGA
- a CDS encoding glycosyl hydrolase family 18 protein, producing the protein MALAGLTGLGAHAAQAAGPLTAQFSSTGSGSSWSGTYVVKNGTSSAVNGWTLEFDLPAGVTITSEMYGTSTVSGSHVVVSPAYYNSTVAANGSTYPYSYTFQASGPQTAPTGCLINGDKCDGSPAVPPNAPTGVTVADATAHTVTLSWTAAAKGDFPVASYDVLRGGSVVTSSATTSATVQDLSPATSYQFTVRAKDTRGNLGPASGPVTATTFDPATDTVPPTAPGNLRAGTVTSSTVQLSWDAATDNNRVAAYDVYRGTALVTSLPADTRTTTVSGLAPATAYSFTVKARDLADNPSPASNAVSVTTKDPVADGGYAKVGYFVQWGIYGRQYFVKNLDTSGAAAKLDVINYAFGNIDPVNLTCLNGVTKGTTADPEDPNQGDGAGDAEADYGRAFPASQSVNGQADDGWGKLRGNFNQLKELKAKYPKLKVVMSLGGWTYSKYFSNVAATDASRKKFVSSCIDMYIKGNLPAYEGGGGPGVAAGIFDGFDIDWEWAGSPDGHPGNHWSTSDKANLTALLAEFRTQLDALGGDHKLLTAFTPGDPNKIAAGWDLPQVSKSLDIENVQGYDFHGSGSDNSWEPNRTGDQSNLYPDAQSPYPNDFSIDGAVQAYLDAGVSPRKLTIGFPFYGRGWQQVADGGAHGEWQSANGAAPGQFAEEAGTRGYSNLISSVPNLTIYHDEQSVSTYGYTGANGQWWSFDDAWSIGKKAAYIKSKHLLGAMIWEMSGDTANGSLLTALNTGLQ; encoded by the coding sequence ATGGCGCTGGCCGGTCTCACCGGCCTGGGCGCCCACGCCGCCCAGGCCGCCGGGCCGCTCACCGCGCAGTTCAGCAGCACCGGCAGCGGCTCGTCCTGGTCCGGCACCTACGTCGTCAAGAACGGGACCTCCAGCGCCGTCAACGGGTGGACCCTGGAGTTCGACCTCCCGGCCGGCGTCACGATCACCAGCGAGATGTACGGCACCAGTACGGTCAGCGGCTCGCACGTCGTCGTCTCGCCCGCCTACTACAACTCCACGGTCGCGGCGAACGGGTCCACGTACCCGTACAGCTACACCTTCCAGGCCTCCGGCCCGCAGACCGCGCCGACCGGCTGTCTGATCAACGGCGACAAGTGCGACGGCAGCCCCGCCGTACCGCCCAACGCGCCCACCGGAGTCACGGTCGCCGACGCCACCGCCCACACGGTGACCCTGTCCTGGACCGCAGCCGCCAAGGGCGACTTCCCCGTCGCCTCCTACGACGTGCTGCGCGGCGGCAGCGTGGTGACCTCCAGCGCCACCACCTCGGCCACCGTCCAGGACCTGTCCCCGGCGACGTCCTACCAGTTCACGGTCCGGGCCAAGGACACCCGCGGCAACCTCGGGCCGGCCAGTGGCCCCGTCACCGCGACGACCTTCGACCCGGCGACCGACACCGTCCCGCCGACCGCGCCGGGCAATCTGCGGGCCGGCACCGTCACTTCCAGCACCGTGCAGCTCTCCTGGGACGCGGCCACCGACAACAACCGCGTGGCCGCCTACGACGTCTACCGGGGCACCGCGCTCGTGACGTCCCTCCCGGCCGACACCCGTACGACCACGGTCTCCGGCCTGGCCCCCGCCACCGCCTACTCCTTCACCGTCAAGGCCCGTGACCTCGCCGACAACCCCTCGCCGGCCAGTAACGCGGTCTCCGTCACCACCAAGGACCCGGTGGCCGACGGCGGTTACGCCAAGGTGGGGTACTTCGTGCAGTGGGGCATCTACGGCCGCCAGTACTTCGTCAAGAACCTCGACACCTCGGGCGCCGCGGCCAAGCTGGACGTCATCAACTACGCGTTCGGCAACATCGACCCGGTCAACCTCACCTGCCTCAACGGCGTGACCAAGGGCACCACCGCGGACCCGGAGGACCCCAACCAGGGCGACGGCGCCGGTGACGCCGAGGCCGACTACGGCCGGGCCTTCCCCGCCTCCCAGTCGGTCAACGGCCAGGCCGACGACGGCTGGGGCAAGCTGCGCGGCAACTTCAACCAGCTCAAGGAGCTGAAGGCCAAGTACCCGAAGCTCAAGGTCGTGATGTCGCTGGGCGGTTGGACGTACTCCAAGTACTTCTCCAACGTGGCCGCCACCGACGCCTCCCGCAAGAAGTTCGTCAGCTCCTGCATCGACATGTACATCAAGGGCAACCTGCCCGCGTACGAGGGCGGGGGCGGCCCGGGTGTCGCCGCCGGCATCTTCGACGGCTTCGACATCGACTGGGAGTGGGCCGGCTCGCCCGACGGCCACCCCGGCAACCACTGGAGCACGTCGGACAAGGCCAACCTCACCGCGCTGCTCGCCGAGTTCCGCACCCAGCTCGACGCGCTCGGCGGCGACCACAAGCTGCTCACCGCCTTCACCCCCGGCGACCCCAACAAGATCGCCGCCGGGTGGGACCTGCCGCAGGTCTCGAAGTCCCTGGACATCGAGAACGTCCAGGGCTACGACTTCCACGGCTCGGGCAGCGACAACTCCTGGGAGCCCAACCGCACGGGCGACCAGTCCAACCTCTACCCCGACGCCCAGTCGCCGTACCCGAACGACTTCAGCATCGACGGCGCCGTGCAGGCCTACCTCGACGCCGGAGTGAGCCCGCGCAAGCTCACCATCGGCTTCCCGTTCTACGGCCGGGGCTGGCAACAGGTGGCCGACGGCGGTGCGCACGGCGAGTGGCAGAGCGCCAACGGCGCCGCGCCGGGCCAGTTCGCGGAGGAAGCGGGGACCCGGGGGTACAGCAACCTCATCTCCAGCGTGCCCAACCTCACCATCTACCACGACGAGCAGTCCGTCTCCAC
- a CDS encoding isocitrate/isopropylmalate family dehydrogenase has product MNPAIGLAVGRGTGAELAAVFERVLDGIGRLYSVGIDVVRSPRTYHSYVSLKAESGIERVRELTREDAEHYERFCRTRADLGTTAIFRTAINAQSLYLVRQRLQAVKVDVIAAGDTSLLLVRDEAQGFYTGENEHSPGLVTRTTTFSREITEKVIAFALERAGREWPDGRIDQIVMAYKFHLLDRALDDWVAEISARHGVEIKLFQPDTVNRNLIEYGPSARTLIIAGNEWADIMHVVLLDRFGSERQENRCTENVHLHPDVAGLVEYQTVHGSADDLAGRDTVNPVATVRAAAAIAERHAGCAGAVRVVERALEAVVDRGIATPDLGGRHSTTEVVDAILDALEPLRDEVPGPRGDGGLTVAGSPLATGS; this is encoded by the coding sequence GTGAACCCTGCCATCGGACTTGCTGTGGGACGGGGAACGGGAGCGGAACTCGCGGCCGTCTTCGAAAGGGTCCTGGACGGAATCGGCCGGCTGTATTCGGTCGGAATCGACGTCGTGCGGTCGCCGCGGACCTATCACTCGTATGTGTCGCTGAAGGCCGAGAGCGGGATCGAGCGGGTCCGCGAGCTGACGCGGGAGGACGCCGAGCACTACGAGCGCTTCTGCCGGACCCGGGCGGACCTCGGCACCACGGCGATCTTCCGCACGGCGATCAACGCCCAGTCGCTGTACCTCGTACGGCAGCGGTTGCAGGCGGTGAAGGTGGACGTCATCGCCGCCGGGGACACCTCGCTGCTGCTGGTCAGGGACGAGGCCCAGGGCTTCTACACCGGTGAGAACGAGCATTCCCCTGGCCTGGTCACCCGTACGACGACCTTCAGCCGGGAGATCACCGAGAAGGTCATCGCGTTCGCCCTGGAACGGGCCGGGCGGGAATGGCCGGACGGCCGGATCGACCAGATCGTCATGGCCTACAAATTCCATTTGCTGGACCGCGCTCTCGACGACTGGGTGGCGGAGATCTCCGCGCGGCACGGGGTGGAGATCAAGCTCTTCCAGCCGGACACGGTGAACCGCAATCTGATCGAGTACGGCCCTTCGGCCCGCACGCTGATCATCGCCGGAAACGAGTGGGCCGACATCATGCATGTGGTCCTGCTCGACCGTTTCGGCTCCGAGCGGCAGGAGAACCGCTGCACGGAGAATGTCCATCTTCACCCGGACGTGGCCGGGCTGGTCGAGTACCAGACCGTGCACGGTTCGGCCGACGACCTCGCGGGGCGGGACACGGTCAATCCGGTGGCGACCGTACGGGCCGCGGCGGCGATCGCGGAGCGGCACGCGGGCTGCGCGGGCGCGGTGCGCGTGGTGGAACGGGCGCTGGAGGCCGTCGTGGACAGGGGCATCGCCACGCCGGACCTCGGCGGGCGGCACTCGACCACGGAGGTGGTGGACGCGATTCTCGACGCGCTGGAGCCGCTGAGGGACGAGGTGCCGGGGCCCCGGGGCGACGGCGGGCTGACCGTGGCCGGATCTCCGCTGGCCACCGGCTCATGA